From Helicobacter sp. MIT 21-1697, a single genomic window includes:
- the murC gene encoding UDP-N-acetylmuramate--L-alanine ligase: MKIHFIGIGGIGISGLAKYLRAQGIEVSGSDIAEGSATKYLRAQGVSIHIPHSAAAITNQDVVIHSAIIKPDNIEIQEAIKKGIKVLSRKEAIASILKEKRVFSVCGAHGKSTTSAILSAIFPQYGAIIGADSKEFGSNVREAKSESIVFEADESDKSFLNSNPYYAIIPNAEPEHMESYNHDLNEFYDAYYEFICKAKKRILNLDDPYLQSLADIESITLCPDKDIKDIRFNLHNDEPQTTFSLKNYGEFSVWGFGEHMAQNASLAILCALDELGDSALPQIKENLKNFKGIKKRFDIISKGQTTIVDDYAHHPTEILATLKSVAIYNSLKPHSKVIAIWQPHKYSRVLDNLQAFIDCFKNACDELVILPVWKAGEEHIDIDFASLFAHYNPTFATHLKREDSQIHLYDGDNLIKTLQNALIIGLGAGDITYQLRGEK, encoded by the coding sequence ATGAAAATACATTTTATAGGCATTGGCGGCATTGGTATTTCAGGCTTAGCAAAATATCTCCGCGCACAAGGGATAGAAGTGAGTGGCTCTGATATTGCAGAGGGAAGTGCCACAAAATATCTCCGCGCACAAGGTGTGAGCATTCATATCCCTCATAGTGCCGCTGCCATCACCAATCAAGATGTAGTGATTCATTCAGCCATTATTAAACCCGATAATATTGAGATACAAGAGGCGATAAAAAAGGGAATCAAAGTCCTCTCACGCAAAGAAGCCATTGCCTCTATCCTCAAGGAAAAACGCGTTTTTAGCGTATGTGGTGCTCACGGCAAATCCACCACAAGTGCTATCCTAAGTGCTATCTTTCCGCAATATGGCGCAATTATTGGCGCAGATTCTAAAGAATTTGGTTCAAATGTACGCGAAGCAAAAAGCGAAAGTATCGTCTTTGAAGCTGATGAATCTGATAAAAGCTTTTTAAACTCAAATCCCTATTATGCGATTATCCCTAATGCCGAGCCAGAGCATATGGAGAGCTATAATCACGACTTAAATGAATTTTATGACGCATATTATGAATTTATTTGCAAAGCAAAAAAACGCATTTTAAACCTAGACGACCCTTATTTACAAAGCCTTGCAGATATAGAATCTATCACGCTTTGCCCTGATAAAGATATTAAAGATATACGCTTTAATCTACATAATGATGAGCCTCAAACAACCTTTAGTCTCAAAAATTATGGGGAGTTTAGTGTATGGGGCTTTGGAGAACATATGGCGCAAAATGCAAGTTTAGCAATTTTGTGTGCGCTTGATGAGCTAGGAGATTCTGCCCTGCCACAAATCAAAGAGAATCTTAAAAACTTCAAAGGTATCAAAAAGCGATTTGATATTATAAGCAAGGGGCAAACAACAATCGTTGATGATTACGCCCACCACCCCACAGAGATTCTAGCTACACTCAAAAGTGTAGCGATTTATAACTCGCTTAAACCTCATAGCAAAGTCATTGCTATTTGGCAACCTCATAAATACTCGCGTGTGCTTGATAATCTGCAAGCTTTCATAGATTGCTTTAAGAATGCGTGTGATGAACTTGTGATTTTACCTGTATGGAAAGCTGGAGAAGAACATATAGATATTGATTTTGCTTCACTTTTTGCACATTATAATCCCACATTTGCCACACATCTTAAGCGTGAAGATTCTCAAATCCACCTCTATGATGGAGATAATCTCATTAAAACTTTGCAAAACGCGCTCATTATTGGGCTTGGTGCAGGAGATATTACGTATCAATTACGAGGAGAAAAATAA
- a CDS encoding succinyldiaminopimelate transaminase: MLYQFESYPFEKLRALLAHSSPPSDKEVFSLTIGEPQFPTPTNIIESWQQNAHLLNKYPKSSGEDELKDAQLHFIAKRYNLTLTKSQIIPTFGTREALFNFPQFYLFDLSQPTIAYPNPFYQIYEGAAIAAKAQIILMNLTEQNNFTPSLTPKELEKVHLVILNSPNNPTGRVLDMQSLAQWVKQALEYNFVIINDECYSEIYESSPPPSILQASIQAGNTQFKNIIALNSISKRSSAPGLRSGFIAGDTEILKAYNLYRTYLGCALPLPLQKAASVAWRDMQTPESIRHIYAKNLALAREILELTQEQISPYTFYVWLKVDDDEAFCKFAYEKKGVLTLPGSYLGRENQGKGYVRIALVYDNDTTKKALLALKEAIKLYKQEHK, encoded by the coding sequence TTGCTATATCAATTTGAAAGTTATCCTTTTGAAAAACTCCGCGCCTTGCTTGCTCACAGCTCTCCTCCGAGTGATAAAGAGGTTTTTTCACTTACTATTGGTGAGCCTCAATTTCCCACTCCAACAAATATTATAGAATCTTGGCAGCAAAACGCACATTTACTCAATAAATACCCCAAATCAAGCGGCGAAGATGAACTTAAAGATGCGCAACTGCATTTCATAGCTAAACGCTACAATCTCACACTTACCAAAAGCCAAATTATCCCTACTTTTGGCACACGCGAAGCACTTTTTAATTTTCCACAATTTTATCTTTTTGACTTGTCCCAACCTACCATTGCCTATCCTAATCCATTTTATCAAATCTATGAGGGTGCGGCTATTGCTGCAAAAGCACAAATAATTCTTATGAATCTCACAGAGCAAAATAACTTCACACCATCACTCACACCAAAAGAGCTTGAAAAAGTCCATTTGGTTATTCTTAATTCTCCCAATAATCCCACAGGCAGAGTGCTAGATATGCAATCTCTTGCGCAATGGGTAAAACAAGCCCTTGAATATAATTTTGTAATTATCAATGATGAATGTTATAGTGAAATTTATGAGAGTTCTCCTCCTCCAAGCATTCTCCAAGCCTCAATCCAAGCAGGAAACACACAATTTAAAAATATTATTGCCCTTAATTCTATCTCCAAACGCTCCTCTGCTCCGGGTTTGCGAAGCGGCTTTATCGCCGGAGATACCGAGATTTTAAAAGCTTATAATCTTTATCGCACTTATTTAGGTTGCGCTCTACCACTCCCTTTACAAAAAGCTGCAAGCGTGGCGTGGCGAGATATGCAAACGCCAGAATCTATTCGCCATATTTATGCCAAGAATCTTGCCTTAGCGCGCGAGATATTAGAACTTACGCAAGAACAAATCAGCCCCTATACTTTTTATGTATGGCTCAAAGTAGATGATGATGAAGCATTTTGTAAATTTGCCTATGAAAAAAAAGGAGTGCTTACTTTACCCGGTAGCTATCTAGGCAGGGAAAATCAAGGCAAAGGTTATGTGAGAATCGCCCTTGTATATGATAATGACACAACAAAAAAAGCACTCCTTGCCCTCAAAGAAGCAATCAAACTTTATAAACAGGAGCATAAATGA
- the tuf gene encoding elongation factor Tu → MAKEKFVKNKPHVNVGTIGHVDHGKTTLSAAISAVLATKGLAELKDYDNIDNAPEEKERGITIATSHIEYETENRHYAHVDCPGHADYVKNMITGAAQMDGAILVVSAADGPMPQTREHILLSRQVGVHYIVVFLNKQDMVDDAELLELVEMEVRELLSQYDFPGDDTPIIAGSALKALEEAKAGNVGEWGEKVLKLMEEVDKYIPTPQRDTEKTFLMPVEDVFSIAGRGTVVTGRVERGVVQVGDEVEIVGIRDTQKTTVTGVEMFRKELDKGEAGDNVGILLRGTKKEEVERGMVLCKPGSITPHKKFEGEIYVLSKDEGGRHTPFFNGYRPQFYVRTTDVTGSIELPSGVEMVMPGDNVKITVELIAPVALEDGTRFAIREGGRTVGSGVVTKIIE, encoded by the coding sequence ATGGCAAAAGAAAAGTTTGTGAAAAACAAACCTCACGTAAATGTGGGAACAATTGGGCACGTGGATCATGGTAAGACGACTTTGAGTGCAGCTATCTCTGCTGTATTGGCAACCAAAGGTCTTGCAGAGTTGAAAGACTATGATAATATTGATAATGCTCCAGAAGAAAAGGAAAGAGGTATTACAATCGCTACTTCTCATATTGAGTATGAAACAGAAAATCGCCACTACGCACACGTAGATTGCCCCGGACACGCTGACTATGTTAAAAATATGATTACAGGTGCAGCCCAAATGGACGGAGCGATTCTCGTTGTTTCTGCTGCAGATGGTCCTATGCCACAAACAAGAGAGCATATCCTCCTTTCTCGCCAAGTGGGTGTGCATTATATCGTTGTGTTTTTAAATAAACAAGATATGGTTGATGATGCCGAGTTACTTGAGCTTGTAGAAATGGAAGTGCGTGAATTGCTTAGTCAATATGATTTCCCCGGAGATGATACTCCTATTATCGCAGGTTCTGCTCTTAAGGCACTTGAAGAAGCAAAAGCGGGCAATGTGGGTGAATGGGGCGAAAAAGTATTAAAATTAATGGAAGAGGTTGATAAATATATCCCAACTCCACAACGTGATACTGAAAAAACATTCCTTATGCCGGTAGAAGATGTATTCTCAATTGCTGGTCGCGGAACGGTTGTAACAGGAAGAGTAGAAAGAGGTGTTGTGCAAGTGGGTGATGAAGTAGAAATCGTAGGAATCCGCGATACACAAAAAACAACGGTTACAGGCGTTGAAATGTTTAGAAAGGAGCTTGATAAAGGTGAGGCAGGAGATAATGTCGGAATCCTTTTAAGAGGAACAAAAAAAGAAGAAGTAGAAAGAGGTATGGTTCTTTGTAAGCCCGGATCAATCACTCCACATAAGAAATTTGAAGGCGAAATCTATGTCCTTTCAAAAGATGAGGGCGGACGACATACCCCATTCTTTAATGGTTATAGACCACAATTTTATGTGCGAACAACTGATGTTACCGGTTCTATTGAACTTCCAAGCGGCGTAGAAATGGTTATGCCCGGTGATAATGTAAAAATCACAGTGGAACTCATTGCTCCTGTGGCACTTGAAGATGGAACTCGTTTTGCGATTCGTGAGGGCGGTAGAACGGTTGGTTCAGGTGTTGTAACAAAAATTATTGAGTAA
- the rpmG gene encoding 50S ribosomal protein L33 produces the protein MAKGSTIKIGLKCSECGDINYSTTKNAKTNTEKLELKKFSPRLNKHTIHKEVKLKS, from the coding sequence ATGGCAAAGGGAAGTACCATTAAGATAGGGCTTAAATGTTCAGAGTGTGGTGATATTAATTACAGCACTACTAAAAATGCAAAGACAAATACAGAAAAACTGGAGCTCAAGAAGTTTTCTCCTCGTTTGAATAAACATACGATTCACAAGGAAGTAAAACTTAAAAGCTAG
- the secE gene encoding preprotein translocase subunit SecE, translating to MFKKIKTYFQNANEERLKVIFPTKEQIRNASVSVLIVVSVITLFLALVDWILFHSVSSIL from the coding sequence ATGTTTAAAAAAATAAAAACTTATTTTCAAAATGCAAATGAAGAGCGATTGAAAGTTATATTTCCTACAAAAGAGCAGATTCGGAATGCTTCAGTGTCTGTATTAATTGTAGTAAGTGTAATTACTTTGTTTTTAGCATTAGTTGATTGGATTTTATTTCATTCTGTATCAAGTATCTTGTAA
- the nusG gene encoding transcription termination/antitermination protein NusG → MEWYAIQTYSGSEKVVGEAIRNLIIQNQMQDRFGDVVVPTESIIETKKKIVDRSLYPGYVFIQVDLDTKLWHMIQSLPKVGRFIGESKKPTPLSEADIAKILEKVRNPSAPKPKISFEQGEVVRIIDGPFVNFTGTVEEYDLEHKKLKLNVSIFGRSTPVEILYSQVEKII, encoded by the coding sequence TTGGAATGGTATGCAATACAAACATATTCCGGTAGTGAAAAAGTAGTTGGCGAAGCAATACGGAATCTTATTATCCAAAATCAGATGCAGGATAGATTTGGTGATGTTGTTGTTCCTACAGAATCCATTATTGAGACAAAAAAGAAAATTGTGGATAGAAGCTTATATCCGGGTTATGTATTTATTCAAGTTGATTTGGACACGAAACTTTGGCATATGATTCAATCTTTACCAAAAGTAGGACGTTTTATCGGTGAAAGCAAAAAGCCAACGCCATTAAGCGAAGCTGATATTGCTAAGATTCTTGAAAAAGTCAGAAATCCAAGTGCGCCAAAACCTAAAATTTCATTTGAACAAGGTGAGGTTGTGCGCATTATTGATGGTCCATTTGTGAATTTTACAGGAACGGTGGAAGAATATGATTTAGAGCATAAAAAGCTTAAGCTTAATGTTTCAATCTTTGGGCGAAGCACCCCCGTTGAAATCTTATATTCACAAGTAGAGAAAATTATTTAA
- the rplK gene encoding 50S ribosomal protein L11 — translation MGKKVVGELKLQIPAGKANPSPPVGPALGQRSVNIMEFCKAFNERTKDMGDFNIPVIITIYQDKSFTFITKKPPVTDLIKKAAKITKGSDNPLKNKVGKLTSKQLEEIAQTKMEDLNASDIEAAKKIVAGSARSMGIEIQD, via the coding sequence ATGGGTAAGAAAGTTGTTGGTGAATTAAAATTACAGATTCCAGCAGGAAAGGCAAATCCATCGCCTCCTGTAGGTCCAGCATTGGGGCAGAGGTCTGTCAATATTATGGAGTTTTGTAAAGCGTTTAATGAGAGGACTAAAGATATGGGTGATTTTAACATTCCTGTTATTATCACCATTTATCAAGATAAAAGTTTTACTTTTATTACCAAAAAGCCCCCAGTAACAGACCTTATCAAAAAAGCAGCCAAAATTACAAAAGGCTCGGATAATCCACTGAAAAACAAAGTCGGAAAATTGACAAGTAAGCAGCTTGAAGAAATTGCTCAAACTAAAATGGAAGACCTTAATGCTTCGGATATTGAGGCTGCAAAAAAGATTGTGGCAGGAAGTGCGAGAAGTATGGGTATTGAAATCCAAGATTAA
- the rplA gene encoding 50S ribosomal protein L1 → MGKKIAKRLQTLQAKVEPQKVYSIQSGVSVVKSLASAKFDETIEVALRLGVDPRHADQMIRGAVVLPHGTGKKVRVAVFAKGIKADEAKNAGADVVGADDLAEEIKNGNINFDMVIATPDMMALVGKVGRILGPKGLMPNPKTGTVTLDVAKAVANAKSGQVNFRVDKKGIIHAPIGKASFNEEKIMDNMLELVRAINRLKPTSAKGKYIRSSSLSLTMSPAIKLDSQELMDMK, encoded by the coding sequence ATGGGTAAGAAAATAGCGAAAAGATTGCAGACTTTGCAGGCAAAAGTTGAACCTCAAAAGGTTTATAGTATTCAAAGTGGTGTGAGCGTAGTGAAGTCTTTGGCTTCAGCAAAATTTGATGAGACGATAGAAGTAGCATTGCGTTTGGGTGTAGATCCTAGGCACGCTGACCAAATGATACGTGGAGCAGTAGTTTTGCCACACGGGACAGGTAAAAAAGTGCGCGTTGCTGTCTTTGCAAAGGGCATTAAGGCTGATGAAGCAAAGAATGCAGGAGCTGATGTTGTAGGTGCTGATGATTTAGCAGAAGAGATTAAAAATGGCAATATTAACTTTGATATGGTTATTGCTACTCCTGATATGATGGCTCTTGTGGGTAAGGTAGGACGTATTTTAGGACCAAAGGGCTTAATGCCAAATCCAAAAACAGGCACAGTTACATTAGATGTCGCTAAAGCCGTAGCTAATGCAAAAAGCGGGCAAGTAAATTTCAGAGTTGATAAAAAGGGCATTATCCACGCGCCTATTGGTAAAGCTTCTTTCAATGAAGAAAAGATTATGGATAATATGCTTGAACTTGTGCGTGCTATTAATAGGCTTAAGCCTACTTCTGCAAAGGGTAAATATATTCGTAGCAGTAGTTTATCGCTTACAATGAGTCCAGCAATTAAGCTTGATTCTCAAGAGCTTATGGATATGAAATAG
- the rplJ gene encoding 50S ribosomal protein L10 has protein sequence MTKQEKIQIVEYLSAEFKNASALIVCDYKGLQVSQLEELRRNSRSAHIKVQVIKNTLANIAIKNAQCPNLELKDTNIFLWADDQIALSKVVCKFADSYNEHFSLKVGLFDKQVVDSNHIVSVSKLPSKEELIGMLLSVWTAPARYFVTGLDNLRKQKEEN, from the coding sequence ATGACTAAGCAAGAGAAGATTCAGATTGTGGAGTATTTAAGTGCTGAATTTAAAAATGCTTCTGCTTTGATTGTATGTGATTACAAAGGCTTACAAGTCAGCCAACTTGAAGAGTTAAGACGTAATTCAAGAAGTGCTCATATTAAAGTCCAAGTTATCAAAAATACTCTTGCAAACATTGCTATTAAAAATGCGCAGTGTCCTAATTTGGAGCTCAAAGATACAAATATTTTTCTTTGGGCAGATGACCAGATTGCGCTGTCTAAAGTTGTTTGCAAGTTTGCAGATTCTTATAATGAGCATTTTAGTTTGAAAGTTGGCTTGTTTGATAAACAAGTGGTTGATAGTAACCATATAGTGTCTGTTTCTAAGTTGCCAAGCAAAGAAGAACTTATTGGTATGTTGCTATCTGTATGGACGGCTCCAGCACGATACTTTGTTACTGGGCTTGATAATTTACGAAAACAAAAAGAAGAAAATTAA
- the rplL gene encoding 50S ribosomal protein L7/L12 gives MAISKEEVLDYIGNLSVLELSELVKAFEEKFGVSAAPTVVAGAVAGGAGGGAAAEEKTDFNVVLVDAGANKINVIKAVREITGLGLKEAKDATEQTPSTLKEGVNKEDAENFKKKLEEAGAKVEIK, from the coding sequence ATGGCAATCTCTAAAGAAGAAGTATTAGATTACATTGGGAATCTTTCGGTATTGGAACTTTCAGAGCTTGTAAAAGCTTTTGAAGAAAAGTTTGGCGTAAGTGCTGCGCCAACGGTTGTTGCAGGTGCAGTTGCAGGTGGAGCTGGTGGTGGTGCAGCAGCAGAAGAGAAAACTGATTTCAATGTAGTGCTTGTTGATGCAGGTGCAAACAAAATCAATGTTATTAAAGCAGTGCGTGAAATTACAGGCTTAGGTTTGAAGGAGGCAAAAGATGCCACTGAGCAAACTCCAAGCACATTGAAAGAAGGCGTAAATAAAGAAGATGCTGAAAACTTCAAGAAAAAACTTGAGGAAGCGGGAGCAAAAGTAGAAATTAAATAA